The sequence CCTGCAGGTATTAAACGACCAACAATAACATTTTCTTTTAAACCTCTTAATTCATCTTTCTTGCCCATTATAGCTGCTTCTGTGAGTACTCTGGTAGTTTCTTGGAATGCTGCTGCAGAAATAAAAGAATCTGTTGATAATGATGCTCTAGTAATACCTAATAAAATATTTTCAAAAGTTGCTGGAGTTAATCCTTTAGATATAACTTTATCATTTTCGTCTAAAAGATCAGATCTCTCAACCTGTTCTCCAGGTATAAAACAAGTATCTCCAGCAGAGATAATACGTACTCTTCTTAACATTTGTCGTACAATTACTTCTATATGTTTATCATTAATTTTAACACCTTGAAGTCTATAAACATCTTGTACATTATCTACAATATATGCTGCTAATGCTTCTATTCCTTTTAATCTTAAAATATCATGTGGATCAGCTGCGCCATCTACAATCATCTCTCCTTTATTAACTACTTGACCATCATGAACTAATACCTGCTTTTCTTTAGGGATAAGAAATTCATGACAGATCCCATCTAAATCAGTTATTAGTAATCTTTGTTTTCCTTTTGTATCTTTACCAAATGATACTGTACCTGTTACTTCAGCCAACATTCCAGTATCTTTAGAAGATCTAGCCTCAAATAATTCAGCAACTCTTGGTAAACCACCAGTAATATCACGACTTTTTTGTACATCTTGAGGAATGCGTGCTAAGACTTCTCCAACAGCTACACTTTGTCCATCTTTTACTGTAATTAATGCCCCTACAGGAAAAGTTATAATAACTGGATGATTTGTACCTACAATTTTTACTTCATCACCAATGCTATTCAATAGTGTTATTTGAGGACGCATAACAGTTTTATTGCTTCTAGTTTTAGGTGTAATTACAACTAATGTAGATAATCCTGTAACATCATCAACTTGTTTAGCAACAGTGACTCCTTCTTCTATATTATCAAAATGCACTACACCAGCATATTCTGATATAATAGGTCTAGTTAGAGGGTCCCATGAAACAATTTGTACACCAGCTTTAACCATTTCTCCATCACCAAAAAACAAAGTAGCACCATAAGGTACACGATGCCTTTCTCTTTCTCTGCCTAAATCATCTACTATAATTAATTCTCCAGATCTAGAAATAGATATACGCTCACCTTTTGAATTAGTAATATATCTCATAGAACTCGTAAAACATATCATACCATTTGATTTAGTTTCTATACTACTTACTATAATAGATCTAGATGCTGCTCCACCTATGTGAAAAGTTCTCATAGTTAATTGTGTACCTGGCTCACCTATAGATTGTGCTGCAATCACACCAACTGCTTCACCTATATTTACTATGTCTCCTTTTCCTAGATCTTGACCATAACAATTAGCACACAAACCTCTTCTTGTTTCACAAGTTAAAGGAGTTCTCACTTTTACTTCATCTATACCTAATTGATCAATAATATTTACTATATTATCATTAATTAATGTGCCAGCTGTAATTACTATTTGATTGGTATCTGGATTTACAATATCTATTGCTACAACACGACCTAATATCCTATCTCTTAAATGTTCTATTATTTCACCACCTTCAATCAGTGCTTTCATGTTATAGCCATTTGAAGTTTTACAATCTTGTTCAGTTACAACAAGATCCTGAGTAACATCTACTAATCTACGTGTTAAATAGCCAGAATTAGCAGTTTTTAATGCTGTATCAGCTAATCCTTTTCTTGCACCATGAGTAGAAATAAAATATTGTAAAACATTTAAACCTTCACGAAAATTAGCTGTAATAGGTGTTTCTATAATAGAACCATCTGGTTTTGCCATTAAGCCTCTCATGCCAGCCAATTGACGTATTTGTGCAGCTGAACTTCTAGCACCAGAATCAGCCATCATATAAATAGAATTAAAAGATTCTTGAACAGTTACATCCCCAAAGCGATTCTTAATTTGCTCTACAGCTAATTGATCCATCATAGCTCGACCAATTTTATCACTAGCTTTTCCCCAAATATCTACAACATTATTATATCTTTCTTGTGAAGTAACAAGACCTGAAGAATATTGCTTATCTATTTCTTTAACTTCCTGATTAGCTTCTGATAAAATGCTATGTTTGATATTTGGAATTATCATATCATTCATAGCAATTGAAATACCGCCTTTAGTAGATAAGGCAAACCCTGCTTCCATTAATTTATCAGCAAAAATAACTGTAGCTTCTAATCCACACTTTCTAAAAGATTGAATAATAAGTCGAGATATTTCTTTTTTCTTTAATGTTTTATTTATATAAGAAAAATCTAAATTTTTAGGTAAAATTTCAGATAATAAGGCACGACCTACTGTGGTTTCATAACGATTAAATATTTTATTATTTTCTTGATTTACAGAATTTTCTTCTAATCTAACTGTAATACGTGTTTGTAATTCAACTTCATTATTATCATAAGCCAATTTTACTTCATTAATATTAGCAAATAATATACCTTCTCCCTTAGCATTAATTTTTTCTCTGGTAGCATAATATAATCCAAGTACTATATCTTGTGAAGGCACAATAGAAGGCTCACCATTTGCAGGAAATAAAATATTATTTGATGCTAACATTAAAGTTCTAGCTTCTAACTGAGCTTCAATTGAAAGTGGTACGTGTACTGCCATTTGATCGCCATCAAAATCAGCATTAAATGCAGCACATACTAATGGATGTAACTGTATGGCTTTACCTTCTATTAAAATAGGTTCAAATGCCTGAATACCAAGCCTATGTAATGTAGGAGCTCTATTTAACATTACAGGATGTTCACGAATTACTTCTTCAAGAATATCCCATACAACTGGATCTTGGCTATCTACCATTTTTTTTGCTGCTTTAATTGTATTTGATAATCCAAGTTTTTCTAAACGATTAAATATAAAAGGTTTAAATAGTTCTAATGCCATTAATTTAGGTAAACCACATTGATGTAACTTTAGTTGAGGTCCAACTACAATTACAGATCTACCAGAATAATCTACCCTTTTGCCTAATAAATTTTGACGAAACCTACCACCTTTACCTTTTATCATATCTGATAAAGATTTAAGTTGTCTTTTATTAGCACCAGTCATAGCTTTACCACGACGACCGTTATCTAATAAAGAATCAACAGATTCTTGTAACATACGTTTTTCATTTCGTAAAATTATTTCTGGTGCTTTTAATTCTAATAATCTTTTTAATCTATTATTTCTATTAATAACTCTTCTATAAAGATCATTCAAATCTGATGTAGCAAATCTACCTCCATCTAAAGGTACTAGAGGTCTTAAATCTGGTGGTAATACTGGAAGTGCTTCCATTATCATCCATTCAGGTTTAATTCCAGATTTTTGAAATCCTTCAAGAACTTTCAAGCGTTTTGAAATTTTTTTAATTTTTGTTTCTGAATTTGTAGATTTTAATTCTTCTCTCAATAAAGTCACTTCTTTATCAATATCTATTGTACGTAATAGTTCTCTTACTGCTTCTGCTCCCATTAATGCAGTAAACTCATCTCCAAACTCTTCAATTTTTAATAAATAATCATCATCTGACATAATTTGACCACGTTTTAAAATAGTCATGCCAGGATCTATGATACACCAAGCTTCAAAATATAGAACCCTTTCTATATCACGTAAAGTCATATCTAAAACCATACCTAATCTGGATGGTAAACTTTTTAAAAACCATATATGAGCAACTGGACTTGCTAATTCAATATGCCCCATACGTTCTCTTCTAACTTTTGATAGAGTTACTTCTACTCCACATTTTTCACATATAACTCCACGATGTTTTAATCTTTTATATTTTCCACATAAACATTCATAATCTTTTATAGGTCCAAAAATTTTTGAACAAAATAATCCATCTCTTTCTGGTTTAAAAGTACGATAATTAATCGTTTCAGGTTTACGTACTTCTCCATAAGACCAAGAACGAATTTTTTCAGAAGATGCAATTCCTATTTTTATAGCATCAAATTGATCTTCTTGAGAAACTTGCCTAAAAAGGTCTAATAATGCTTTCATCAATTACGCTCCAAATCTATGTCTAAAGCTAAAGAACGAATTTCTTTTACTAAAACATTAAATGATTCTGGCATTCCAGCATCAATAAAATGATTTCCTTTTACTATATTTTCATACAATTTTGTACGCCCAGAAATATCATCTGATTTAACAGTTAACATCTCTTGTAAAGTATATGCTGCTCCATATGCCTCTAAAGCCCAAACTTCCATTTCACCAAAACGTTGACCACCAAACTGAGCTTTTCCTCCTAATGGTTGTTGAGTAACTAAAGAATAAGGACCAGTTGAACGAGCATGCATTTTATCATCTACCAAATGATGTAATTTAAGAAAGTGCATATATCCTATAGTAATTGGTCTTTCAAATTTTTCACCAGTTCTACCATCAAATAGCCAAGCTTGTGTTTTAGATTCAGTTAAAAGTAAATCATCAGCAATTTCTTTAGGATAAGCTAAAGATATCATATCATTGATTTCTTGCTCAGTAGCTCCATCAAAAACAGGTGTAGCAAATGGTACTCCACTTTGGAGATTATTTGCCATTTCAATGATTTCGGTATCATTCATATTTTTAATTTTTTCTAAAGATGATTTAGAACAATAAATAGTTTCTAAAAAGCTTCTGATATTATTAACATTTATATTCATTTTTAATAAATTAGAAATTCTATTTCCTATACCTTTAGAAGCCCATCCTAAATGCATTTCTAATACCTGACCTACATTCATTCTAGATGGAACACCTAAAGGATTTAATACTATATCTACAGGTGTTCCATCTGCCATATGAGGCATATCTTCAATAGGTACTATTTTAGATACAACTCCTTTATTTCCATGACGACCAGCCATTTTATCACCTGGTTGTAATCTACTTTTAACAGCTAAATAAACTTTAATCATTTTTAAAACACCTGGTGGTAATTCATCACCTTGTGTCAATTTTTTCTTTTTTTCCTCAAATAAAAGGTCAAACTCTTTTCTTTTATGTTCAAAAGAATCCTTAGCTTGTTCTAAAAATCTTGCATCATCGTCATTACTCATATTAATATCAAACCAATGCCATCTATCTAAATTAAGTAAATATTCTTTAGTAATTGTCATATTCTTACTTAATTTATTTGGACCACTATTAACTGGTTTACCAATAATTGTTTTCAGTATTCTATCAAATAAATCATTTTCAACTATTCTTAGTTGGTCATTTAAATCTTGACGATAACGGTTTAATTCACTATCAATAATTGATTGAGCTCTTTTATCTCGCTTAACACCTTCTCTAGTAAATACTTGAACATCAATAACA comes from Candidatus Kinetoplastibacterium sorsogonicusi and encodes:
- the rpoC gene encoding DNA-directed RNA polymerase subunit beta', translating into MKALLDLFRQVSQEDQFDAIKIGIASSEKIRSWSYGEVRKPETINYRTFKPERDGLFCSKIFGPIKDYECLCGKYKRLKHRGVICEKCGVEVTLSKVRRERMGHIELASPVAHIWFLKSLPSRLGMVLDMTLRDIERVLYFEAWCIIDPGMTILKRGQIMSDDDYLLKIEEFGDEFTALMGAEAVRELLRTIDIDKEVTLLREELKSTNSETKIKKISKRLKVLEGFQKSGIKPEWMIMEALPVLPPDLRPLVPLDGGRFATSDLNDLYRRVINRNNRLKRLLELKAPEIILRNEKRMLQESVDSLLDNGRRGKAMTGANKRQLKSLSDMIKGKGGRFRQNLLGKRVDYSGRSVIVVGPQLKLHQCGLPKLMALELFKPFIFNRLEKLGLSNTIKAAKKMVDSQDPVVWDILEEVIREHPVMLNRAPTLHRLGIQAFEPILIEGKAIQLHPLVCAAFNADFDGDQMAVHVPLSIEAQLEARTLMLASNNILFPANGEPSIVPSQDIVLGLYYATREKINAKGEGILFANINEVKLAYDNNEVELQTRITVRLEENSVNQENNKIFNRYETTVGRALLSEILPKNLDFSYINKTLKKKEISRLIIQSFRKCGLEATVIFADKLMEAGFALSTKGGISIAMNDMIIPNIKHSILSEANQEVKEIDKQYSSGLVTSQERYNNVVDIWGKASDKIGRAMMDQLAVEQIKNRFGDVTVQESFNSIYMMADSGARSSAAQIRQLAGMRGLMAKPDGSIIETPITANFREGLNVLQYFISTHGARKGLADTALKTANSGYLTRRLVDVTQDLVVTEQDCKTSNGYNMKALIEGGEIIEHLRDRILGRVVAIDIVNPDTNQIVITAGTLINDNIVNIIDQLGIDEVKVRTPLTCETRRGLCANCYGQDLGKGDIVNIGEAVGVIAAQSIGEPGTQLTMRTFHIGGAASRSIIVSSIETKSNGMICFTSSMRYITNSKGERISISRSGELIIVDDLGRERERHRVPYGATLFFGDGEMVKAGVQIVSWDPLTRPIISEYAGVVHFDNIEEGVTVAKQVDDVTGLSTLVVITPKTRSNKTVMRPQITLLNSIGDEVKIVGTNHPVIITFPVGALITVKDGQSVAVGEVLARIPQDVQKSRDITGGLPRVAELFEARSSKDTGMLAEVTGTVSFGKDTKGKQRLLITDLDGICHEFLIPKEKQVLVHDGQVVNKGEMIVDGAADPHDILRLKGIEALAAYIVDNVQDVYRLQGVKINDKHIEVIVRQMLRRVRIISAGDTCFIPGEQVERSDLLDENDKVISKGLTPATFENILLGITRASLSTDSFISAAAFQETTRVLTEAAIMGKKDELRGLKENVIVGRLIPAGTGFAYHKSRKLKEENNIEESEIPNEKLENLFNNLVSTNKDTIFNEL